From the candidate division WOR-3 bacterium genome, the window GATATTATGGAATCTCCGATGATGCCGAATGTCGTATAAGCGAAATTACTGTGTAGCTGTTCACCCGTATATGTAATGTCGTCTGTTATGAAACGGTGTTTCATCTTTCGATCAACCTGTCGAGGTGTTCCTGAGCGGATTTGAAATCAGGATTGAGTTTCAACGCCAGACGATAAGATGCCTGGGCGTTTTCTCTTTCATTCAGGGCTTCGTAGGCGATCCCGAAGTTATAATAGAGTTTCGGGTTAAGCTTGTTGATTTTTTCCGCTTTCTTCAATACCTTGAGGGCTTCCTCAAATCGTTGACTCAGGATATAAAAATCACTCAACTCGAGTAAATCCTGAAAGTCCTGTTTCATAGTTTTTCAACCTTTTCAAGGTCGTTGTTATTGCCCAGAAGGATAAGGATGTCACCGGAGATCAATTCATCATCAGGTCCCGGTCCGATGATGATTTCTTCTTTAAAATCCGTGGAACCGTCGGGTTTTGAATAAGGCAGTTTTCTCTTTATCGCGATAACACTCACCTTGTATTTGGTGCGCAGTTTCAGTTCGGCGAGTGTTTTGTTGACGAGTTTTTTGGGCGCCACCATCTCGATGATACCATGGGTTTTGGAAAGCTCGATGAAGTCGAATATCTTGGGACTGGCAAGACTCTCCGCCAGTTTTTCCGCCATTTCC encodes:
- a CDS encoding tetratricopeptide repeat protein; amino-acid sequence: MKQDFQDLLELSDFYILSQRFEEALKVLKKAEKINKLNPKLYYNFGIAYEALNERENAQASYRLALKLNPDFKSAQEHLDRLIER
- a CDS encoding TrkA family potassium uptake protein, with the translated sequence EMAEKLAESLASPKIFDFIELSKTHGIIEMVAPKKLVNKTLAELKLRTKYKVSVIAIKRKLPYSKPDGSTDFKEEIIIGPGPDDELISGDILILLGNNNDLEKVEKL